The following proteins come from a genomic window of Terribacillus aidingensis:
- the rnmV gene encoding ribonuclease M5, with product MQIKEVIVVEGKDDTAKINQAIQADTIETNGSAIHAGIIEQIRHAQAKRGVIIFTDPDYPGERIRHIVSQAVPGCKHAFLSKDKARARNNKGIGIEHASAESIRTALEQVYEMSEQYEPEISREAVIAYGLLGGPRAKQRREKLGERLAIGHTNGKQLIKRLAMFRIPEQLFVETMQQIIQEEDNDE from the coding sequence GTGCAAATTAAAGAAGTGATTGTCGTAGAAGGCAAAGATGATACAGCGAAGATAAACCAGGCCATCCAGGCAGATACGATTGAGACGAACGGATCTGCCATACATGCAGGTATCATTGAACAAATTAGACATGCGCAAGCGAAGCGCGGTGTAATCATTTTTACTGATCCCGATTATCCCGGTGAGCGTATTCGTCATATTGTCTCTCAGGCGGTGCCTGGTTGTAAACATGCGTTCCTGTCAAAGGACAAAGCGCGTGCGCGTAATAACAAAGGAATAGGGATTGAGCATGCTTCAGCTGAATCGATTCGGACAGCCCTGGAGCAAGTGTATGAGATGAGCGAGCAGTACGAACCGGAGATCTCCAGGGAAGCTGTCATAGCATACGGTCTCCTTGGCGGGCCAAGGGCGAAGCAGCGGCGGGAAAAGCTAGGAGAAAGACTGGCAATCGGCCATACAAATGGCAAGCAGCTTATCAAACGACTTGCTATGTTCCGGATACCGGAGCAGTTGTTTGTCGAAACGATGCAGCAAATTATACAGGAGGAAGACAATGACGAATGA
- the veg gene encoding biofilm formation stimulator Veg yields MAKTLVEIKQGLEGQIGKRLKLKANGGRKKTIERCGVLAETYPAVFIVELDQDENAFERVSYSYADVLTETVELDFDTDDLNEIAK; encoded by the coding sequence GTGGCTAAAACATTAGTGGAAATTAAGCAGGGTCTGGAAGGACAAATTGGTAAACGTTTAAAATTGAAAGCTAATGGTGGGAGAAAGAAAACCATCGAACGTTGCGGAGTACTTGCAGAAACGTATCCAGCTGTATTCATCGTAGAACTTGATCAGGATGAAAATGCGTTTGAGCGTGTCTCCTATAGCTATGCAGATGTCTTAACCGAAACAGTCGAACTAGATTTTGATACGGATGATTTGAACGAAATTGCGAAATAA
- a CDS encoding small, acid-soluble spore protein, alpha/beta type, with protein MGRRRGIMSDALKEEIAKELGFYDTVQKEGWGGIRSRDAGNMVKYAIAMAEQSMRDKQ; from the coding sequence TTGGGCAGAAGAAGAGGAATCATGTCTGATGCACTAAAAGAGGAAATTGCAAAGGAGCTTGGATTTTACGACACTGTACAAAAGGAAGGCTGGGGCGGCATTCGTTCCCGCGACGCCGGGAATATGGTCAAGTATGCCATTGCCATGGCCGAACAGTCGATGCGCGATAAGCAATAA
- a CDS encoding TatD family hydrolase produces MLFDTHAHINDKQFAEDREEMLQRAKDAGVSRLVVIGCDADGITSAIELAEKYDFVYAAIGWHPVDAIDMTDTDLDRIEELSAHPKVVAIGEMGLDYHWDKSPKDVQKDVLRKQIQLAKRVKLPIIIHNREATRDIIPILKEENATEVGGIMHCYSDEADLVQEFLDMNFYISLGGPVTFKNAKAPKEVAKIVPADRLLIETDCPYLAPHPNRGKRNEPAYVKLVAEQIAELRGIGYEELAELTMRNAERLYQIKS; encoded by the coding sequence ATGTTATTTGATACACATGCTCATATTAATGATAAGCAGTTTGCGGAAGACCGCGAAGAAATGCTGCAGCGGGCAAAGGATGCGGGCGTCTCCCGTCTTGTAGTTATTGGCTGTGATGCGGATGGAATTACCTCTGCAATCGAGCTTGCGGAGAAATATGACTTCGTTTACGCAGCAATCGGCTGGCATCCTGTCGATGCAATCGATATGACAGATACCGACCTGGATAGAATCGAGGAGCTTTCGGCACATCCAAAGGTTGTTGCGATCGGTGAAATGGGTCTGGATTACCACTGGGACAAGTCACCGAAGGATGTTCAAAAGGACGTGCTGAGAAAGCAGATTCAGCTGGCTAAACGCGTCAAGCTGCCGATCATCATTCATAATCGAGAAGCGACACGGGATATCATTCCGATCTTAAAAGAAGAAAATGCAACTGAAGTCGGAGGCATTATGCATTGCTATAGTGATGAAGCGGATCTTGTACAAGAGTTTTTGGACATGAATTTCTATATTTCCCTTGGCGGACCGGTCACTTTTAAAAATGCTAAGGCGCCGAAGGAAGTAGCGAAAATCGTGCCAGCTGATCGGCTGCTTATTGAAACAGATTGTCCGTATCTGGCACCTCACCCTAACCGCGGTAAACGAAATGAACCAGCTTACGTGAAGTTAGTAGCTGAACAAATCGCTGAGCTGCGCGGCATCGGCTACGAGGAATTGGCAGAGCTGACAATGCGGAATGCAGAAAGACTATATCAAATTAAATCATAG
- the rsmA gene encoding 16S rRNA (adenine(1518)-N(6)/adenine(1519)-N(6))-dimethyltransferase RsmA, with translation MTNERHIATPTRTKELLKKYNFSFKKSLGQNFLIDTNILRNIIHHAGVTEDTGAIEIGPGMGALTEQLAIAANKVLAFEIDQRLLPILEDTLSPYDNVKVVNEDILKADVQQELQGYFGDQEVKIVANLPYYITTPILMNLLTRDLPISSITVMIQKEVADRMAASPNTKSYGSLSLAVQYYTQAAVVMTVPKTAFMPQPNVDSAVLHLELRKEPPVRVDDEKFFFDLIQASFGQRRKTLRNNLNRHFASRFSKEELEDIMIEAGIDGTRRGESLSMEEFAALANTFTAKG, from the coding sequence ATGACGAATGAACGGCATATTGCCACACCGACAAGGACGAAGGAACTGCTTAAGAAATATAACTTTTCCTTCAAGAAAAGTCTCGGGCAAAATTTCCTGATTGATACAAATATCCTGCGCAATATCATCCATCACGCAGGAGTGACAGAAGACACAGGTGCGATTGAAATCGGACCGGGGATGGGTGCATTGACGGAGCAGCTGGCTATCGCAGCAAATAAAGTATTGGCTTTTGAGATAGATCAGCGTCTATTGCCTATCCTGGAGGATACATTGTCTCCATATGATAATGTGAAGGTCGTGAATGAGGATATCCTGAAAGCAGACGTGCAGCAGGAGCTGCAGGGCTATTTCGGAGATCAGGAAGTGAAGATTGTCGCAAACCTGCCTTATTATATTACAACGCCGATACTGATGAATCTGCTGACGCGGGATCTTCCTATTTCAAGCATTACAGTCATGATTCAAAAAGAAGTAGCAGACCGTATGGCTGCTTCTCCGAACACGAAAAGCTACGGTTCCCTATCACTGGCAGTCCAGTATTACACACAGGCAGCAGTCGTAATGACTGTACCAAAAACGGCATTTATGCCGCAGCCGAATGTAGATTCTGCTGTTCTTCATCTTGAGCTGCGCAAGGAACCGCCAGTCCGTGTAGATGATGAAAAATTCTTCTTCGACTTGATTCAAGCTTCCTTTGGTCAACGCAGGAAGACGCTTCGCAACAACTTAAATAGACATTTTGCGTCGCGTTTCTCGAAGGAGGAGCTGGAGGATATCATGATCGAAGCTGGAATCGATGGCACTAGAAGAGGAGAATCACTTTCAATGGAGGAATTTGCTGCTCTGGCGAATACCTTTACAGCTAAAGGCTGA
- the yabG gene encoding sporulation peptidase YabG has product MDLAIGDIVTRISYKHDLLFRVSSFTANKVILHGEDMRLIADAPRDDLVKTGTREIKKRKKTWQDKEDYSYRLFRQDYLLMKDKRDYESTSGYHHSPNYFQIPAKVLHIDGDKTYLKKCIDFYQRFGIQVHGVHLHEKEMPLQIASLLEKIQPDIIVITGHDAFQKNKGDKQDIRAYRNSQYFVETVREARRLYPHLDQLIIFAGACQSHFESLIRAGANFASSPSRINIHALDPVYIVAKVAFTPFMEKVGVWDALRNTLTGERGLGGIETRGLLRTGLPFVDPDEEKEEDS; this is encoded by the coding sequence ATGGATTTGGCGATTGGTGATATCGTCACTAGAATATCATATAAACACGATTTATTGTTCCGTGTATCCAGCTTTACAGCTAATAAGGTCATTCTGCATGGGGAAGACATGCGTCTCATTGCAGATGCCCCCCGGGATGATCTTGTAAAGACTGGAACACGTGAAATAAAGAAACGCAAGAAAACGTGGCAGGATAAAGAAGATTACTCCTACCGCCTCTTTCGCCAGGATTACCTGCTGATGAAGGATAAGCGGGATTATGAATCAACCTCAGGTTATCATCATAGCCCAAATTACTTCCAAATTCCTGCGAAGGTACTCCACATAGATGGAGATAAGACATATTTGAAAAAATGCATCGATTTTTATCAGCGTTTCGGTATCCAAGTACATGGTGTCCATCTGCATGAAAAAGAAATGCCTCTTCAAATTGCTTCCCTTCTGGAGAAGATCCAGCCAGATATTATTGTCATTACAGGACATGATGCTTTTCAGAAGAACAAAGGAGATAAGCAGGATATCCGAGCTTACCGGAACTCCCAGTATTTTGTCGAAACAGTGCGGGAGGCACGCAGGCTATATCCGCATTTGGATCAATTAATTATCTTTGCTGGCGCATGCCAATCCCATTTTGAATCCCTGATACGAGCAGGAGCGAATTTTGCAAGCTCACCAAGCAGGATTAACATCCATGCCTTGGATCCGGTTTATATTGTCGCCAAGGTCGCATTCACGCCGTTTATGGAAAAAGTGGGGGTATGGGATGCTCTCCGGAATACATTGACAGGAGAACGCGGTCTTGGCGGTATCGAAACGCGCGGCCTGCTGCGGACAGGATTGCCTTTTGTGGATCCAGATGAGGAGAAGGAAGAGGACTCCTGA
- the metG gene encoding methionine--tRNA ligase yields the protein MQKENKTFYITTPIYYPSGKLHIGHAYTTVAGDAMARYKRLRGYDVAYLTGTDEHGQKIQRKAEEQGITPQQYVDNIVKDIKALWKTLEITNTDFIRTTEPRHKETVQKIFSRLLEQDDIYLDQYEGWYCTSCESFFTETQLDDGRCPDCGGPVDRVKEESYFLRTSKYADRLLKYYEENPEFIQPVSRKNEMINNFIKPGLEDLAVSRTSFEWGPKVLENPKHVIYVWIDALSNYITALGYGSDDDSLYQKYWPADVHLMSKEIVRFHTIYWPIMLMALDLPLPKKVFAHGWILMKDGKMSKSKGNVVSPVDLKDRYGLDPLRYYLLREVPFGADGVFTPEGFVDRTNFDLANDLGNLLNRTVAMISQYKEGIVPAYVAGETEFEQALEEMAKQTVKEVEDGMENMEFSVVLAKIWQLVSRANKYIDETKPWVLAKDEAQADRLGNVLAHLAEVLRQVAILLRPFLVETPAKIFAQLGVEEASQDWDTLLTTEVKAGRQVKKEGPIFPRLDAKVEVEAIKNMMKVPEPEKKEQPKKEQETAKLPEVQYEDFAKLEFRVAEVIAADKVKKADKLLKIQLDLGTEKRQVISGIAEHYTPEELVGKKVICVVNLKPVKLRGEMSEGMILSGESADGKLALATVESDLPNGSIVK from the coding sequence ATGCAGAAAGAGAATAAAACGTTTTATATTACTACGCCAATCTACTATCCGAGTGGCAAGCTGCACATCGGACATGCCTATACGACAGTAGCTGGAGATGCGATGGCTCGCTATAAGCGTCTGCGCGGATATGATGTCGCGTATTTGACGGGTACGGATGAGCATGGTCAGAAAATCCAGCGCAAAGCAGAAGAACAAGGTATAACTCCGCAGCAATATGTGGACAACATCGTAAAAGATATCAAAGCTTTATGGAAGACACTTGAGATCACTAATACAGATTTCATCCGCACTACTGAACCGCGTCATAAGGAAACCGTGCAGAAAATCTTCTCCAGACTATTGGAACAGGATGATATTTACCTGGACCAATATGAAGGCTGGTATTGTACTTCCTGTGAATCCTTCTTCACGGAAACACAGCTGGACGATGGCAGATGTCCGGACTGCGGCGGTCCGGTCGATCGGGTAAAAGAGGAGTCTTATTTCTTGCGGACTAGCAAATATGCAGACCGCCTGCTGAAGTATTATGAAGAAAATCCTGAATTCATCCAGCCAGTGAGCCGGAAGAATGAAATGATCAATAACTTCATCAAGCCTGGTCTGGAAGACTTGGCAGTTTCCCGTACATCATTTGAATGGGGACCGAAAGTGCTTGAGAATCCGAAGCATGTTATTTATGTATGGATAGATGCGCTATCCAACTATATAACGGCACTCGGATATGGCTCCGATGATGACAGTCTTTATCAGAAATACTGGCCAGCGGATGTTCATTTGATGAGTAAAGAGATTGTCCGTTTCCATACAATTTACTGGCCGATCATGCTGATGGCATTGGATCTGCCGCTGCCGAAGAAAGTATTCGCACACGGCTGGATTTTGATGAAAGACGGCAAGATGAGTAAATCAAAAGGGAATGTTGTGAGTCCGGTTGATTTGAAGGATCGCTATGGTCTTGATCCGCTGCGCTACTATTTGCTTCGTGAAGTACCATTCGGCGCAGACGGTGTGTTCACGCCAGAAGGCTTCGTCGATCGTACGAACTTTGATTTGGCAAATGACCTTGGTAACTTGCTGAACCGTACAGTAGCCATGATCAGTCAATACAAAGAAGGAATTGTGCCGGCATATGTTGCTGGAGAGACGGAATTTGAGCAGGCGTTGGAAGAAATGGCGAAACAAACTGTCAAGGAAGTAGAAGACGGAATGGAGAACATGGAGTTCTCTGTCGTCCTTGCGAAAATCTGGCAGCTAGTCAGCCGAGCAAATAAATACATCGATGAAACGAAGCCTTGGGTGCTGGCAAAAGACGAAGCCCAAGCGGACCGTCTTGGAAACGTTCTTGCTCACCTTGCAGAAGTGCTGCGCCAAGTAGCTATTTTGCTTCGTCCGTTCCTTGTCGAAACACCTGCTAAGATCTTTGCACAGCTTGGTGTAGAGGAAGCAAGCCAAGACTGGGATACGCTTCTGACAACAGAAGTGAAAGCAGGCCGTCAAGTGAAGAAAGAAGGCCCGATCTTCCCTCGTCTGGATGCGAAGGTAGAAGTGGAAGCGATCAAGAACATGATGAAAGTTCCTGAACCAGAGAAAAAAGAACAGCCGAAAAAAGAGCAGGAAACTGCCAAACTTCCGGAAGTGCAGTATGAGGACTTTGCGAAGCTTGAGTTCCGCGTGGCGGAAGTTATTGCTGCTGATAAAGTGAAGAAAGCAGATAAGCTACTGAAGATCCAGCTTGATTTGGGAACAGAGAAGCGTCAGGTTATTTCTGGTATAGCAGAGCATTATACTCCAGAAGAGCTTGTCGGCAAAAAAGTGATTTGTGTGGTGAATCTGAAGCCGGTTAAACTTCGCGGGGAGATGTCCGAAGGGATGATCTTGTCTGGTGAAAGTGCAGACGGCAAGCTTGCGCTGGCAACAGTGGAGTCGGATTTGCCGAATGGATCGATCGTAAAATAA